From the genome of Treponema denticola:
TTGGCGGCCTTATTACATGATGTAGATGACCGCAAACTTTCTCCGCACACAACAGCAAATAAAGATAGAGCTGTTTCATTCATGAAATCTAAAAAAATAAGCGATGTTCTATGTAAAACTATTGTTTCTATTATTGAAGAAGTTTCGTACATCGGTAAAGATTCTAATAAACCGTCTTCAATTGAAGGAATGTGTGTTCAAGATGCAGATAGATTAGATGCTTTAGGTGCGATAGGGATAGCAAGGGCATTTGCTTATGGCGGAAGCCGTAATAGACCAATCTATGATCCGTCTATCCGGCCCCGTATGGGTATGGGAAAAGAGGAATATCAAAATCATGTATCGACTACAATTAACCATTTTTATGAAAAGCTATTTTATCTTAAAGATTTGATGAATACCGATACGGCAAAAAAAATTGCGGAAAAGAGAGACTTGTATATGAAAGACTTTATTTTGGAATTTTTAAATGAATGGAATTTGAAGGATATGTAAATGCATATTTTAAAATTCCTCAACCTCTTCTCTTTTTTCTTAAATTTTGATACATTATAAGGCGTATGTTAGATTCTATAATTAAAATTCTTTTCGGTTCAAAGCATGAGCGGGATATTAAGGCCATGCTTCCGATTTTACACAAGATAAACGAAAAAGAGGCTTGGGCTCTTTCTCTCTCCGAGGAGGAGTTTAAGGCAAAAACAAATGAGTTTAGGGAACGCTATCAAAAAGGGGAATCCTTGGATTCTTTTATCCCCGAAGCCTTTGCCCTCGCACGGGAAGCAGCCAGACGTATCTTGGGAGAGCGTCCCTACGATGTTCAGATTTTAGGCTCCCTTGTTCTCCATTCCGGTAAGATAGTTGAAATGAAAACGGGTGAAGGTAAGACCCTTATGAGCGTTGCCGCCGCCTACTTAAACAGCCTTACAGGGAAGGGTGTTCATATTGTAACGGTAAACGATTACCTTGCAGAACGGGATGCCGATTGGATGAGACCCGTTTATTCTTATCTGGGTGTAAGTGTCGGCGTTATTCTTTCCAATATGGAAAACGATGCCCGCCGTATAGAATATAACTGCGATATAACCTATGGTACTAATAACGAGTTCGGCTTTGATTACCTCCGTGACAATATGCAGATGAGGCTCAAGGACAAGACTCAAAGAGAATTTTCCTTTGCAATAGTAGACGAAATCGACTCTATCTTGATAGACGAGGCTAGAACTCCCTTGATTATTTCGGGGGCTGCCGAAGACGATACAATGCGCTTTTTTGAGGTTGACCGCCTCATAGGTCAATTAAAAGAAGTCGAAAAAAATCCCGAGACGGGCGAATATCCGAATGAGCTTGAGGGAGAAGAAGTTATCGGAGACTATACGATAGACGAAAAGAGCAAGAGGGTTTCTTTTACCGATTCAGGTATGCTCCACATTCAGGATGTCCTTCAAAAGCAGGGACTTATCAAAAGCGGAAACCTCTTTGATGAAGAAAACTTTGAATATATTCACTATTTTACCCAATCGGTAAGGGCTCATGTTCTTTTCCATATTGATGTGGACTATGTTATTCAAGACGGTCAGGTACAGATAGTAGACGAGTTCACAGGCCGTGTTTTAGAGGGCCGCCGTTATTCGGACGGGCTCCATCAGGCTATTGAAGCTAAGGAGCATATTAAAATCGCTCAAAGGAATAGAACCCTTGCGACTATTACATTCCAAAACTTTTTTAGAATGTACGATAAACTTTCCGGGATGACCGGTACGGCAGATACGGAAGCCGTTGAGTTTACAAAGATTTATAACTTGGATGTTGTCGTTATCCCGACAAACCTCCCTGTTGCCCGAAAAGATGAACACGATGTAATCTACCTAAACGAAAACGATAAATTTGAAGCCCTTTGTACCGAAATAAGCGAGGCTTATAAGAGGGGGCAGCCCGTCCTCGTAGGTACGGTTTCTATCGAAAAATCCGAGCTTATTTCAAAACTCTTAACAAAGAGGGGTGTAAGACACGAGGTTTTAAACGCCAAAAATCATGAGAGGGAAGCTCTTATAATTGCAGAAGCCGGAGCAAAGGGTTCCGTTACCATAGCCACCAATATGGCGGGACGAGGTACGGATATTAAGCTGGGCGGAAGCCCCGAAATGAGGGCTAAAAAACGCACGGGCACAAATCCCAATCCCGATTATTATGAAAAAGTTCTTGCCGAAGAATATGCAAAATGGCAAAGCGATTATAATGAGGTAAAAGAACTAGGAGGCCTTTATGTAATAGGTACGGAGCGTCATGAAAGCCGCCGAATCGATAATCAGCTTCGAGGCCGTTCGGGCCGTCAAGGAGATCCGGGACGCTCCAAATTCTTCCTTTCCCTCGATGATGACCTGATGAGGCTTTTCGGAGGCGAAAACTTAAAAAATGTTATGTCCAAGATAGGAATGAGGGCAGGGGAGCCCATCGAGCATCCTTGGATAAACAAGAGCATAGAAAAAGCTCAGACAAAGGTAGAAAACCGCAACTTCGATATTCGAAAACATTTGTTGGAATATGACGATGTATTGAACGAACAGCGCTCCTTTATCTATGAGCAGCGAAATGCAATCCTTGAAGATGAAAATCTTATCGAGCGTATTTACGCAACCCTCGAAGAATTTATAAGCGAAAAATTCGATGAGTATAGTTCAAGCTCAAAGGCCGAAAAAGAAGAAAGAGCCCGTCTTATAAAAGATATCTTTAGGGAAAAGTTTGCCTATACTCTGACCGAAGAAGATTTTGCAAATATCGATAAAAAGAATCATGAAGAAGAGATAAACGAATTTGTAGAGCATTTTACAAAGGAACTTAAAGAAAAAGAAGCTCTTGCAGGTAAAGAAAACCTGAACATGTTTATCCGCTACCAATACTTGCAGGCTATCGACAAAAAATGGCTCGACCATCTTGAAAATTTGGAGTCCTTGCGCGAAGCCGTTTATCTTCGCTCCTACGGACAAAAAAATCCTTTAACCGAGTACAAACTTGAAGGCTTCGATATTTTTTATTCCATGCTTGACGATATAAGAATCGAAATAGCCTCCCGTCTTGTCCGTGTTCAAATCAGCACGGAAGAAGAAGCCCATGCTTCGCGCCAAATGCGTTCTATTCAGGGAAATGCTCAGCACAACTCAATGGGAAGTTTTTCGGGTTCAGGTCAGGGAATGGGGCCTACAGCCCTTTCTTCACGAAGCCGTCCTGAAAATGCTCAGGTTGTGCGTACCGTTCCAA
Proteins encoded in this window:
- a CDS encoding HD domain-containing protein; translated protein: MTDEEKFKVKIIQDAERYVESIFREDFSGHDFFHTMRVFRTATYLAEKENADIFIVQLAALLHDVDDRKLSPHTTANKDRAVSFMKSKKISDVLCKTIVSIIEEVSYIGKDSNKPSSIEGMCVQDADRLDALGAIGIARAFAYGGSRNRPIYDPSIRPRMGMGKEEYQNHVSTTINHFYEKLFYLKDLMNTDTAKKIAEKRDLYMKDFILEFLNEWNLKDM
- the secA gene encoding preprotein translocase subunit SecA, which produces MLDSIIKILFGSKHERDIKAMLPILHKINEKEAWALSLSEEEFKAKTNEFRERYQKGESLDSFIPEAFALAREAARRILGERPYDVQILGSLVLHSGKIVEMKTGEGKTLMSVAAAYLNSLTGKGVHIVTVNDYLAERDADWMRPVYSYLGVSVGVILSNMENDARRIEYNCDITYGTNNEFGFDYLRDNMQMRLKDKTQREFSFAIVDEIDSILIDEARTPLIISGAAEDDTMRFFEVDRLIGQLKEVEKNPETGEYPNELEGEEVIGDYTIDEKSKRVSFTDSGMLHIQDVLQKQGLIKSGNLFDEENFEYIHYFTQSVRAHVLFHIDVDYVIQDGQVQIVDEFTGRVLEGRRYSDGLHQAIEAKEHIKIAQRNRTLATITFQNFFRMYDKLSGMTGTADTEAVEFTKIYNLDVVVIPTNLPVARKDEHDVIYLNENDKFEALCTEISEAYKRGQPVLVGTVSIEKSELISKLLTKRGVRHEVLNAKNHEREALIIAEAGAKGSVTIATNMAGRGTDIKLGGSPEMRAKKRTGTNPNPDYYEKVLAEEYAKWQSDYNEVKELGGLYVIGTERHESRRIDNQLRGRSGRQGDPGRSKFFLSLDDDLMRLFGGENLKNVMSKIGMRAGEPIEHPWINKSIEKAQTKVENRNFDIRKHLLEYDDVLNEQRSFIYEQRNAILEDENLIERIYATLEEFISEKFDEYSSSSKAEKEERARLIKDIFREKFAYTLTEEDFANIDKKNHEEEINEFVEHFTKELKEKEALAGKENLNMFIRYQYLQAIDKKWLDHLENLESLREAVYLRSYGQKNPLTEYKLEGFDIFYSMLDDIRIEIASRLVRVQISTEEEAHASRQMRSIQGNAQHNSMGSFSGSGQGMGPTALSSRSRPENAQVVRTVPKVGRNEPCPCGSGKKYKHCCGKNG